The following proteins are encoded in a genomic region of Populus trichocarpa isolate Nisqually-1 chromosome 13, P.trichocarpa_v4.1, whole genome shotgun sequence:
- the LOC18104513 gene encoding senescence-specific cysteine protease SAG39, whose product MVPAKHSYLNDTASTGRGYLERNFPTSIYNRSSAKLNPMQVHFLLCEPAYLRATAVTVDVFLSTVFDIERLVIGRHHLVHISIAFILILGMWAYEVASRELQEPSMSARHEQWMATFGKVYADAAETERRFEIFKDNVEYIESFNTTGNKPYKLSVNKFADQTNEELKVARNGYRRPLQTRPMKVTSFKYENVTAVPATMDWRKKGAVTLIKDQGQCGSCWAFSTVAATEGINQLTTGKLVSLSEQELVDCDIQGEDQGCEGGLMEDGFEFIIKNHGITTEANYPYQAADGTCNSKMEASRIAKITGYESVPANSEAALLKAVANQPISVSIDAGGSDFQFYSSGDFTGQCGTELDHGVTAVGYGEISDGTKYWLVKNSWGTSWGEEGYIRMQRDTEAEEGLCGIAMDSSYPTA is encoded by the exons ATGGTGCCTGCCAAACACAGCTACTTAAACGACACAGCAAGTACTGGAAGGGGATATTTGGAAAGGAACTTCCCAACTTCAATATATAACAGATCCTCAGCCAAACTAAATCCTATGCAGGTGCACTTTCTGTTATGTGAGCCCGCTTATCTCAGAG CTACTGCAGTGACAGTGGATGTGTTTTTGTCCACGGTATTTGACATCGAACGCTTAGTTATCGGCAGGCACCATCTTGTGCATATTTCCA TCGCATTCATCCTCATTTTGGGAATGTGGGCTTATGAAGTAGCATCTCGAGAGCTCCAAGAGCCATCCATGTCTGCCAGGCATGAGCAATGGATGGCAACTTTTGGAAAGGTCTATGCAGATGCTGCAGAGACAGAAAGACGGTTCGAGATATTCAAGGACAATGTTGAATACATAGAATCATTCAATACTACTGGAAACAAACCGTATAAGCTAAGTGTTAATAAATTTGCAGACCAAACCAATGAAGAGCTCAAGGTCGCCCGTAATGGTTATAGGAGGCCACTTCAGACACGGCCAATGAAAGTAACATCATTCAAGTATGAAAATGTTACTGCTGTTCCTGCTACCATGGACTGGAGAAAGAAAGGTGCGGTTACTCTTATCAAGGACCAAGGCCAGTGTG GCAGCTGCTGGGCCTTTTCCACCGTAGCAGCTACCGAGGGCATCAATCAACTCACCACAGGTAAATTGGTCTCCCTATCTGAGCAAGAGCTTGTAGACTGCGACATCCAGGGTGAGGATCAAGGATGTGAGGGTGGTCTCATGGAAGACGGTTTTGAATTCATAATCAAGAACCATGGCATCACAACTGAAGCTAACTACCCTTACCAGGCAGCTGATGGGACTTGCAACTCAAAAATGGAGGCATCCCGCATAGCCAAAATAACTGGCTATGAAAGTGTTCCGGCTAACAGTGAGGCAGCATTGTTGAAGGCTGTGGCCAATCAGCCAATTTCTGTTTCCATTGATGCAGGAGGCTCTGACTTTCAATTCTATTCAAGTGGTGATTTCACAGGACAGTGTGGAACTGAGTTGGACCACGGTGTTACAGCAGTTGGCTATGGAGAAATCAGTGACGGTACCAAATATTGGCTTGTGAAGAATTCATGGGGCACTAGCTGGGGCGAGGAAGGATACATAAGGATGCAGAGAGACACAGAAGCCGAAGAAGGTCTCTGTGGCATAGCGATGGACTCTTCTTATCCAACTGCCTAA